In the genome of Melospiza melodia melodia isolate bMelMel2 chromosome 20, bMelMel2.pri, whole genome shotgun sequence, the window CTCTTTAGGTTTTTACTTGTTTTCTCCTAACCACTCGGATCCAGTGagtatcttgattttttttcattaagaATTCAGCATTACAGTGCAGTCATAGTTTATTAAACCATGTGAGATCAAacactggctgctcctggcagtgccaccctgctTTACCCTCTGTGGGGAGGAAGACTGTGGAAGAAGCTTCCTCCAAGAGAGGATGTCCCAAAGGGAGCATTCTCAGAGTTGTTCCTTGTTCTTGGTGCCTTCATTCAGCCAGAAGAGCCACCTGCCACTGTCCCCAGGGGAGGAGGTGTCTGGGGCAAAGCTCAGCCACTTCCACTGCTGTGGTCAGAGTCCAGCAGCCACTGGTTCTTGCTGCTGCCTGGGAAAAAATACTTATAAAAATGTGCTTTTGGTTTAACCCTTACACACCATTTCTCAGGGAAATTTAAAAGTGCTGAAGCACTTTTCCCTATGGAAGGCATCAGGGAATTGTGGATGTGCCTGTATCCAGAGGGGTGGGGGGACTGGTTGTTTCTTTGAACAAAATGTCCCTGTGAGTTCCTGCTTGCATTTTGTCATGGGAATTTTTTCTTTCAGTACTTCAATACCTTAGAGAACAGCCTGGTGAATCTCTTTGTGCTTTTGACCACTTCAAAGTAAGTTCATGCTCTTCTATCTCAGCCTTTCTCTTTGTCCCAAAGGAGTCTGGCAGAGCCAAGAGTTTATCTGCAGAAATGCTCTGTCTCTAAATATGTGACCCCTTTCCTCTGCTTGAGagagggagctgtgcagggtcaGCCTGCATGGGAAGAGCTGCTATTCCATTTTGCTTTAGGACACTGTGACCTCAGCTGCAGAGTTATCTCTAAGGACTCAGATGTCTTCATCACTGTGAGGGCACTAAGGGGGAAACAGCTTTGTTAGGCCTTGGTGCAAGAAGGGAAAATGTGTTTGTGCTCCTTTGTCAGCCAACAGCTCACTGTTGAGACCTAGCTTCCCATTCCTGTGCTGCACTTCACCTGTCTGCAGGGAAATTGGGATAACAGCAGTGAGTAAATATTGATCTGCTgtcaggcagagccctggggatTAGGAAATTAGCAAAGGATGGAAGAAATCTGAGGTGGTAACACCTGCACTGAGGCTGTACTGCTGTTGTTAAGTACCAAAGCATAGCCCTTAACCACACCACAAATCCCATTTGGTGTTTGGGGTGTGTGAGGATTGCACTTGccacatttatttttattctgaattTTGTACAAATGTGCAGATCTGTAGATGTGAGTTCACACACACATACCCCCCATGCCCTGTGCCTGTTGCTGTGCAGTGGGCTGTGTACCatgagatttttggggttcaCCCTTGTGTCCTTTGGGGTGCAGTTTCCCTGATGTGATGATGCCGTCCTACGCCCGCAACCCCTGGTCCTGTGTGTTCTTCATCGTGTACCTCTCCATCGAGCTCTACTTCATCATGAACTTGGTGAGTGCCCAGGGGAGcacttcccttccctctgccTGCTTGTGGAGCTCATTGCTCAGCAGAGCCTTCCCCATTCCCAGAACTGCTCTGCAATCATCTCAGACCCTTTGGCAGAACACTTCTAGAGGTGGCAGCTTGGCTACAGATAGAACTCTTTTAATGTCTAACCATGAGGAATTGAACTAAATCACAGAAAACCAAATTATATGAGCATCTTTCAACTACTCTCCCATTAATGTCGTGCTTGGAGTGACATACTCAGTTACATGAAATTTATTATCCTTCTCTGTCTTAATTATTTATCATAAAATGGCATTTTATTATCTGGACTTGCCCGAAATACTTTGTAAATCAGTTTGAAGGGGATGGAATTACTCAGGAtggcagggctgcagtgctgATCACTGCAGAGTGAGAGCATGGCTGCCCAGTGGAGGATGTGAGTGCTGGAAAAGGCCTTGCCCAAGGAGCTGAGGAATTCTGCAGCCCAGGGTGAGAGATTTGATGCTTGTGGTTGGATTTCACTGCCTCCCCAGATGGAGGGTTGGCTTTGCTGGGTGTTAGCCAAAGCTCCCAGGAAGGGTGGATCCAGAGAGCAGCCCCCAAACCCTGCTTTCCAGGGACAGATCAGGGCATTTTAATCTTTTGATACGGTTTTCTGCTGGCATTTTTGTAGCTCTTAAAACCCACTAGCAGGTGTTGAGAGGCCAGAAACATCTGGACCTCCTCAAAAAAGTGGATCAGATCTTGGGGATCCCTTTGTGGGATCCCTGCTGCCAGTAGGACCTCACCGAccccatcagcatctgctgtgcctcccTGAAACCCTGCAGAGTATAAAGGTCAAAACAGCacttatttcttatttttttcctgtcttctcAGCTTCTGGCTGTTGTGTTTGACACCTTCAATGACATTGAGAAGAGGAAGTTCAAGTCCCTGCTGCTGCACAAGCGCACGGCCATCCAGCACGCGTACCGGCTGCTGGTCACCAAACAGGTACAGCTGGGCCAGCAGcaccctggcctggctgctgaccTCCAAAAAATGGCTTTTATCTCTCTTCATTGTGATCAGGCTCACCatgggctggggtttttttcattcatGTTCACCTCTGTTAGCAGAGAAAAAGCAGAGTGCTCTGAATTTCAGCCCTGCGTGAGGTTATGGCTTGGTGAAATGAGGGAGGTTTGTTCTGGAGTGCATGTGATCATTGATTTCTCTCTGAATCACTCTGGGTCACTTGAGGACTTGTTTGGCTTACCAGGCATCACTACTGAGAGGAGGGATGGGTCATACAATTGAAAATACAATCCATTTTCCAGATCCTGCACAAGTGAGCAGTGCAGAAACAGAAGGAGTTCACCTACAAACAGCTTTTAACAGAGACAAGCATTGTGGGGAGAAAGTTGAGTTCTTGCTTAACttgttggagcagcaagagaaatAAGACCCAAAAATAACTAACCCACTTCTAGCAGATTAGTTCATGTTTAGTGCACATAGCTGATGGTCTTAAAAAAGTGCCATGGTGGGATCTCTTAGGCTGCCTGCTAATTTCCCAAGAAGAGGGGTTGAACTCTGCTTGAGGTGTCTGGTTGGACAATTTTCAGgtgatggggcagcagggaacagTTCTGCATTTGCTGAAGGGACCCATTGCCAGAAAGGCTTTCTGATCTCTGTGCCCTGGGACGAGCTTGGTGTGTTAAAGTAATAGCTCAGGGTGCTTTGGGGGCTCAGTTATAACAGATGAAATCCTGCTTAAAACAAATCCAGAGTGAGAATTAAAAGCTCTGTTCATTCCtgcgtgctgctgctgcttctgacaGCATTCCTTTGTTGCCAGAGGCCATCTGGAATTTCCTTCAAGCACTTTGAAGGGCTGCTGCGGTTCTACAAGCCTCGGATGTGTGCCAGGGAGAGATATCTCACCTTCAAAGCACTGAACCAGAGCAATACCCCTTTAGTCAGGTAGGatggtcctgctgctgtgtcACTCACATGTTTTATAAAAATCCTTTCactgggatttttctcctgagaagctgagaagcctcagaaaagaaatgtcaaCAATAACTGTCTGATGGCTGTGGAATGCggtctggagatggtttaccaaAAGCTGCAtctttggtctcatgtggattcTTTTTACTTggtgaccaatcatggtccagctgtgtcaaggctctggtCTGTCAGAGATTTTATAATcattctttgctagccttcttacgtctcctttctctttcttaagtatagcatttttaatataatatatataataaaataataaatcagccttctgcaagatgaagtcaagattctcatctcttccctcatcctggggaccctcaaacaccaccagcacactgctgcacccagagcagggagctTGCTGCACTCCCTGCAGCTGGGCAGCGCTTTGGAGAGGATGGCTGGGTTTATGGAATGAGTGTTGGGTTTTTCTagggagctgggaggggtggGTACCCTGAGAGCTGAGGTGCTGGAGTTCCTGCGTGCCCTCTTGTGGATACAGCCCTGCTGGCActcccaggcaggagctgcttccctctctcccctggcagagcagagggagcaggagctggggagcagcactGGAGCCTGCCTGGAGCATTTCCTCACTCAGTGCAGCCTCCCAGCTTTTAACAAGTTTTTGCTTTTTTCCAGCAGCTGGCTGTCCCCCCCAGGGTTTTGTTAATTAAAATTTGGTTCTGCTGGTGCTTTCAGGGCTGCCATCCTCTGTGTTATGAGGCAGAGAATTGCCATTCTGGTGGGGGTGGGTGCAGCTAACTCCAGCCAGCAAgggagaagagggaattagagCAGGAGAccttctcttccttttcctttgttCTGGCCACAGACAGGTTCCAAGTGAGTCTCCTATGAAACTGGTGCTGATGCTTCTCCTTGAAGTCAAGTGCCACAGAGAAGTATTGAAAATGGCACAGGGAGAAAGACTGAGTTGTGGAATTTAGGCACCAGTGTCACCAGTAAGAGTCAGAGAAGTTCAGCATCCTCACTTCCAGACACACAAAAGCTGTTACAGCCCTGACCCTGGGCACCTAGACAGGCACTCATGTTCTATGAGTTTCTTTGCTTTCATGTCCTTTTTCAAACTTCATTTTTACCTTGAAAAGAAAATGTGCAAGGATGATAGAAAAGGACTGTAGGAGTAATTAAGCCAGTCCAAGACTTCTTCATGAAGAGCAGTGCAATCTCCATCCCTTGGAGCTGGCATCTAAGCCTCAGGTCTTTCCTCTCACTGGGGTTCAGCAGAGTCAGAGTTTCCCTTGAGGCTGAAGCATTACAGAAAGGAGATTCTGGCTATTGTCAATCAGGAACCTTTGGCCAGGCTGGGAGGAGGTCACTGCTGAGTCCTGTCAGCTGTGGCTGCAGTTCTGATAAGGAGTTAATGACTTCCAGGACTCTCCACTGGTGATGTCTGACAGGGACAATTAAGGATCTGCTCACCCTCAAGGCTCTGATCAgatgtttctttctgttttgcaGTCTAAAGGATTTTTACAATTTCTATGAAGTTGTTGGCTTAAAATGGAAGGTAAGAGTTGGTTGGGTGGAGAGGAAAGAAAAccgtgtgtgggagggagagaaaaggagtggttagagagGAGCTGGGTGAGAAACAAGGCAATCTGAGAGAAGCAGTGCTGGGGTAGGGTGGGTCTCCATCCCTGGCCTGTTtttgtgcctgggtgtggctctggctgctgctgaccGAGGCTGTTGTGCTTCCAGGCCAAGCGGAACCGCGAGCACTGGTTCGATGACCTGCCACGGACCGCCTTCCTCATCTTCAAAGGTAACTCACTCTGTCCATGGCACCACGGGCTCAGCTGGCAGGAACAGCATTCTTTACAAAGACAGGACACTCTGAAGGGCCTTGCTCTTGTGTCCCTGGCAAACACCTGAGGGAAGGCATTCTAACCAACTCCATGTGCATCCAGAGCCTCTGAGGCCAGAGATTTGGATTCAGAGTCTCCAGGGAGGATTCTGTCGTGGAAATATTCCTGCAGTGACTGTGGGATTTGGGTTGTCACAAAAGCTCTTAGGCTGCCTGGTCCCATTCAGGTCAAGgacagcagtttgggaagggaaaaagagaggCCTGAAACCCCCATCAGAGTCATGTCTTGCCAATTTACCCCGTGTCCCAAGTTCCCTGACTGGATGTCACCATTCAGAATTAAGAATCTCCAGCTCTTCTGAGGTGGTGTGTGTTCCTGATGCAAACACAGCTGCCACAGGAGCcctcagagctctgctgatgCTCCCAACCCTCCTTGCTGTTCCAAACACAGAGCATTTACCTCTGTCCACCCCAGAATTAGCACATAGAGACCAAACAGGGCCTCTTGGGGACTAAGAATAAGGACTTCATTGCTGTTAAAATTCTAAAAGATATTTAAACTTGTTCCCAAAAAGTGGAAGTTAATCATCTGCTGATCTGTTTAGCTTCTATGGCAAATGTCTCTAGGGAGAAGAGGGAGGGATCTGTCATGTGGAGGATGGTGTAAACATTTGTTTTGTCATCCTTTCCTTCACACAGGCATCAACATCCTGGTGAAGTCCCGTGTGTTCCAGTACACCATGTGTGAGTAGGAATGATCTGCTTGGCTGCCTTGCTCGTGTGGCTCtggtgtgctggctctgccagccCTCCAAGGAATTTGGAGGAACTGTCACAGAATGACCaagctggaagagaccttcaagatcatggagtccaacccagctTCAGCACCTCAGTTAAATCCTGGCACTGAGTgtcacatccaggctttgttaaacacacccagggatggggactccaccgcctccctgggcagccattccacaactttatcaccctttctggaaaaaaagttttcctgatatccaacctaaatttcccctggtgcagctccaggctgtgtgctctggttgtgtcagttcctgcagacagagcccagccccagctgagcacaggcacctttcaggagctgcagagagtgatgagggcacccctgagtctccttttctccaggctgaacaatcccaccTCCCTaaggggttcctcacagggtttgtgttcccagcccctcaccagccttgctgcctcCTCTGAATGcactcaagcatctcaacatccttcccaaCCTTGGTGTGGTCTGAGCTGTGGTTCATGGACAAGTTTTGGAGTTTTGGTGGGGAGGGAGAGAACTGCTGCATTGTCCCAGCAGCCTGGGCTCTCACCCCTTGTTCTGGAGAGCCTCCCTGGCTCACTGCACAGCACCTCTGTGGGGCTTGTTGCATTTAGGTGGCTTGGTGGTCAGCTTTCCCAGAATTTGGGGGGTTTATTTTACAGCTGAAATATTCTGGATAAGGAAGTGCCTCCCCAGTGAGGCACATTCTGTTTGCTCTCAAGGAGCTGTGAGCATCCTCACTGCTGGAGGGATTGCTTGGCAgctgagctgcctgaggcagggaaTCTGTGCTTCTCTCCTCTAGAGGAGGAAGAGTGCTTCCTCCTGCTGCTACCTGCTGGCTTCTAAGTGATTGTTCCTGCTCagtaatttgggttttttttacattttagttTTGCTTCTTTTTGAACATAAAGGCACTGCCTCTCTTAAAGGCTTGGAGAAAGACATGGGGGACGACTCACAATTTATGAGTTCCCTTTGCTCATTGATTGGAACCAATGCCACTTGTCCTATATTGCATTCTTTTTGTTGGCCTACGAAATGGATACCCAGGAGTGGTTTTGCTATggggtttttcctttcttttccagacACTGTGGTGGCTGTGAATGGAATTTGGATTCTTGTTGAAACCTTCATGCTGCAAGGTAGCCAACATCACAGCTTGTTGCTCCACTGTGGTGCTGAGGGGTTGGAAAAAAGGGAGGACTTGAGAAAGCTGTTCTTGTGTCTTGCAGGAGGGAATTTCTTCTCCAGGAATGTCCCTTGGAGCTACATAGTCTTCCTCACAAGTAAGCTGatgcctcccagcagagctgtgtcatttcctgaggagctggggagggaattgAAGTTATGGGTGTAGAGCCTCCATCCAGAACAATGGTGTGCCTGGCAGGGATTGTTTTGTAGACTCCTCCAGAGAGAAATCTCCATGAACACAGGGAAATGTGTTGATTTGGAGGGGAAAAGTCTCTTTGGCACCTCACTGAGAATGAGGAGGTTGGGTGGGGTCTGTTTAACAGAAATCCTTTAAAACCACCACACATCCATGAGGGCAGGGCTCCCCATGGGCCTTTCCTGTGGGGCTGCTCATTGCTGCTGCTCTTGTGTTGCAGTCTATGGCGTGGAGCTGCTCCTGAAGACCACTGGGCTGGGGCCTGTGGAGTACCTGTCCTCAGGCTGGAATCTGTAAGTGCACATCCACCTTTTTGGGCTGGAAACACCAACTCCTGAGCCAAGCCTGGAGACAGGAGGCCATCAGCCAAATGTTATAATCCTTCTGCCCCTGGCCTCGTGCATCTTGTTAGGCTGGAGCAGCACCAACCCCTCTTGCCTGCTGATAAATCATTGCTCTTacattaattttatttcatttttcttgcCAGCTTTGACTTCTCAGTCACCCTGTTTGCATTTTTGGGGCTCATGGCACTGGCTTTCGACATGGAGCCCTTTTACTTCATCGTGGTCCTGCGGCCCCTCCAGCTGCTGAGGTgagctgggaaaggctgggaaggaagggagggattCCAGAGAGCAGGTGGGAGAAAGCAGGGCTTGTTTTGCATCAGTCCCACTGGGGACTGAGCTCCTTAGCAGGAGAGAGCAAGGATTGCTCTGTGGGAATGTGACCGTGGCCAACAGGAATTGCGTGGGGTAATGGGATTAGCCCGAGTTATCAAAATGAGAGATAACAAAAACTTGGGTTGGGATATGAACACCCCGTGCTTTGGAGCTTAAGCTGATCTCTAATAGAGATCAAGGGATTTACTGGGGGCAGATTATCCTGTGTCTGCCTTCGTGGGGTTCTTACACCTCCTCTAAATTGTCTGATGCTGTTCAGAGAAAAGCTTTTCTGTCAGGGTGAGATGGTCTGAGCCAGTTTAATAATTTCCATTGAATTGCCAGAAATTACAGTTTTCAAAGGATGCTGCTTTCTAGGGTGAAGCACTGCCCTGCTCCAACTGCATCTCACACTTGGAGCAAGACCATGGCCTGTCACCTCTCTGCAGTTCAGGGCTGATTAACCCTCTCATGTCGAGGTACCCTCACCCTCACAAACACCTCCAGAGCCACAGGGGGAAGGGATTTGAGGTGAAATGTTTCAGTAAAAACAAGCTGATGTAATTTAGCTCTTCAGTGAGGATTTTAAGAACACTTCATGACActcaagaggggaaaaaaaaaaataatgttttctcTGTTCCTCCCCTGCCAAAGCCTGTTTGGCAGCTGTGTTTGTAAAGGCTGATGGGGTTGCCAAATCCTAAATTAGCAGGCACAGTGTAGTTTTCTTTCATCAATTTTTATTGGGTCATGGGGGAAACACAGaaaagcttgtgtctgggggaaGCAGGAATGCATCCTGACCCTGTACATGAGTAAGTTCTTACAACTTTTAGGAGTTTTAAATAGCTGTTTATGCATCATGCCATGTAAAAAGACAGACTTTTTTCCCTGAGACCCTCAGTCCTGTGTCATAAACATTTagatgggacagcagggaggtgaGCAGAGACCACTTGAACAAGAAGTCAGGAAACCTCACTGTCATTGCCCTGCAAGGTAGAGAGGGCTGGGATTCTCCTTTTTGCTCTTTCCCCTGACACCAGGAGAGCTGTGGGTGTGGGTAACTCCTGGCCTCTCCTTTCAGGCTGTTCAAGCTGAAGAAACGCTACAGGAACGTGCTGGACACCATGTTTGAGCTGTTCCCTCGCATGGCCAGGtaccacctctgctctggggtgagggcagggacagggcagtgaaggtctggggacaggctggggatcTGTCCAACCTGCTGAAGGGATTTGGGggtgagggcagggacagggcagtgaaggtttggggacaggctggggatcTGTCCAACCTGCTGAAGGGATTTAGGGGTGATGGCAGAGAGGGGATTGAAGGTTTAGGGTCAGGCTAGGGACCTGTCCAACCTGCCCTGATGTGTCAGTGGGTAGTTACTGATTCTTCTGAACCAGTGGAGTGTTCATCTTCCAATTCCAATTCCAACAACACCAGCACCCTGAGCTCCCCCTGCTTTGGTGGTAGGAGGATAGCTAAGAGTTATTTTTAGTTTTTCTCCCCCATCCTAGCTCTTGCTGGAAGACAAAGCCCCTGTGGGAAGAACACTAGCACAAATGCCCTTGGCCCCTGCTGTTCCCTGTCCTCAGCAGGGCCCCTGGAGAGCATTTTTGTGGAATGGTGGGGCAGGGGGAGCTtgagagctgctcctcagccctgccTCCCTGCCAGGAGTCCTGAGCTGGCTGCAGAGCCCTGCTCTTGGCACGGTCCCTGCTGCAAGGATGTGGAGAGGGCACACACAGTGTGTGGTGTTCTTTAGTGAAGGAGCTGTGGAGAGATGTTTATTGAACAGAAAAGGACAGGCTGGGAGGGGATCCAGGCTGCTCTTTGGTTTCTCTCTTCAGTGAGAGAGTGGCAGACTCCTTGTCCAAGGGCTCCCTGAATGAGAGCAGCCAAGAGCTGCAGAGCCCCGGCAGCAGGGAGGGTGGGCTGGGCTTTCCAGTGCTGCTTCCCATCCCTTGGAAATCCCTCCCAGAGCAACCAGCCTAGCATTTTGTGTTTCCCTGCCTTAGCAACTCTCCAGCAGCACAGTGCTCTTTCTGTTTGTGCCTCCAGCCTGGGGTTAACCCTGCTGATCTTCTACTATTGCTTTGCCATCGTTGGCATGGAGTTCTTTGCTGGCGTGGTCTACCCGAACTGCTGCAAGTGAGTACCTCAATCCAGCCCCCTCAAGAGTGCTTCTGGTGCTcagccagcagcagggagctCTGGCAGCTCCATTTCCCTGTGGAGAAGTGGCCTGGGGCTGAGTGGGGTTTTGTAGCTAAGGCAACACATGGCAAAAATCCAGGAGATAATTCATTTCTCTTGCCCCatgcctggcagtgtccaaggccaggttggacagggcttggagcaacctgggatggtggaagctgtccctgcccatggcagggggtggaactggatgggctttaaggtccttccctacccaaaccattctgtctcTATGATGCCAGAGTTGCTTGTCCAGCAGCAAATTCACCCAACATAAATTCACCTGCTCCTGGACTCTAAGCTGTGCTGTGCCCTTTTCACCTTTAATGATGGCAAACCACTTGGAAATGCCAAGTTTGAAGGGTGTGAGCCAAGAAACTCAAACTCTCAGTTTCTCTGGTATAATATTTGCTGAATGATTAGAAAGACTCCATGTGCTGTGAAGGGGAGAGGATTCCTTTCAGAGGGAAAGACAAATATTGGCTTAGAGGTAGAAATGGCCACTCTTCTTACCACCTTCTAGAGGGGCTGGTGTTTATAACTTTTTAGATTTTCCTTGCTCTCTGCTGATTCTTTGTCCTGTTTTCTCCACCCAGCACGAGCACAGTCGCAGATTCCTACCGCTGGGTGAACCACACAGTTGGCAACAAAACAGTTGTGGAGGAAGGTTATTACTATCTCAACAACTTTGACAACATTCTGAACAGCTTTGGTAAGGGCACTTTTGTCCCTAGAAAAGCTTATCCTATGTTCCTGCAGAGCTGGATGGCTCTGTAATGCTCATGTGAGCCTGGGACTCTCCCAGGCAGTCCTGCTAATGCGCCTCACTCACATCCTGCTCTTTCTGTCTGGAGAGCTCCAGCTGACTGACTGTGCCAGGATGCTCTGCAGGGTAAGCAGAGGTCTCTCAGAGCCAGCTGGAAGGCAGCACATCTGTTCTGGCTGGTGATCAGAGCAGAGGTGTTCAAGGAGGGCATTAAGGCACTGCCCTTCTAAAGAACCAGCAGCGTTGCCTCTCTTTAAACCCTCTGATGAAGAATAATTTAAATGTGTTGATTGCTCTCCATGATTTTTCATAATGTGTGAGCAGAGTGCTTATCTCCTGGAGATTTCAGAGCTCTCCATGCTCTCTGGTGAGGAGTCAGGTCTGGTTTCTTTAGGAAACAGAGATGAAGCCATGCTGCAGGTTCTGTGTGTCTGAAGGAATTGCAGTGGGGAGGGTCTGCATTCTCTCTGGATTTGCTGTCTTTATTCAAACTTGGCTTGTGTCAGTCTTGCCTGTCAGACACTTTATCTAAAAATCACTGTAAAGCAGGTCAGGGTGGATAAAacaattccctgtgtgtgtttTCTCCTTTTTGTGTGCAGTGACACTGTTTGAGCTGACGGTGGTCAACGACTGGTACATCATCATGGTGAGTGATGCAGGCTGCACAGACTGCCATCTTCCACAGCACCACTCCTTTCCTCCCATGGTGCCTTTGTTGCCTGGTATCTTTTGGCCCTGATTGTTGGGAGGCATTTGGCCCCTGCCATGCTGCTGGGCAcgtttcaggcttcacaggctcGACAAATGAAGTCACCCTGTGCTCCAGTTTGTCACCCTGCTGTCCAAAGCCACCAGCTTTGGATGTTCTGTGTGTTTGCCTGTAGGAACATCTCTTTTTAGCTGCAAGGATCTCTTGGGGCACTGAGCATTGCACCAGCAGTCCCTGGGGGCAGAGTGTTTATGCTGCTTTGTGCCTTTGATAAGCAGTTAACGCTGCTTCTCCCTCCTTTGTGCACTGCTCACTTCTTCCCTCTCCTCTTTAGGAAGGGGTGACATCCCAAACCACTCACTGGAGCCGTCTGTACTTCATGATCTTCTACATTGTGACCATGGTGGTGATGACAATCATCGTGGCTTTCATCCTGGACGCCTTTGTGTTCCGCATGAACTACACTCGCAAGAACCAGGATTCAGAAGGTCAGAGCTGAGGCCTGGCTCACCTGCAGCCTCCTGTCTTCTCTCCCTGGTACTTCATGTCTCTAGGAGTAAATGGGATTGGCCTGGAAAAAACagatcttttattattttttttttaacctgacatCCTGAGCTAATTCTGTTGCTCGTTGTTCTTTTGCTCGAGCTTGTTCTTTGTGTGATATTTCTGTCTGGTCTTTCTGCTCTGCCCCTCATCTCTCCcccagaattccccaaaaagcaTGGGTGGGTGTATTTATGTGGCTTTTATATAtatctgtgcacacacacatgcaaaCTTCAACCACTCGAgccatttcagccaaattctTTGAAATAGAAAGTCCGTGTGCATTTCATGCAAGGTTTCTAGGAAACATTGCAGCAGTGATGTAGCAAAGCTCAATGAGAGACCTTGCAGGAAGGGAAGATTGATAATTTTTTTAAACCAATTTCCCTTCCTCACTAATGCCCTCACTGGTGGCAGGATGTGTCTCCAAGGTGATTTGCCAGCACTTTTTGCCACGACCTGGAGGACAACAGACACTGCTTGTCCAGTTCTTCCCAAATTTTCTGGTTGTGCTCAGGCTGCTGACTCTGTGCTGGTGTTGGACATGCCTTTCCCTGTAGGAACTGGCAGAGACTGGGCTCTGCATCCCCCTCATCACTTGCTCACTGTCCTTTTCCTCCTGAGTGGGGGGTCTGGAACTGCAGGCCCCTTCCTGACCTGCTAATTCAGGTGCCAAAGCCACACTCGTGGCTCACAGCCCTTTTCCTGCTGTTCCTTCAGGTGAAAGCTCCTACCCCCTGGGTTTTTAGGCACCAGAAGATCAAATTTGTGTGTCCCAGGAGCTGTTAATTAGGGAAACGTGTGTGATCCTTCCTACACCCAGTTTGAAGGGAGCAGTGAAGGACATTGGTTAGCCCTGGGCTCCCAAGCTCTCTTAGGCAGATGAAGGTCAAAAGGCAGAAACTCTTAAGTGATATTTGATTTCTTAACTTACAGGCCAGCAAAAAAGCtacaagatttattttcttttaagataCCAAGGAGCCTGATGAGAATAGTTTGAGTCAGAAGGTTTGCTGGCCCTTCTCACTAGTTAACTTTCTCCCTGCCTTGTTTGGGTTGAACATATCCATGTTCCAGTCACAGAAGCAGGAACAGGCTGCACCTGAGCTCTGGCTTGGCCCTGT includes:
- the TPCN1 gene encoding two pore channel protein 1 isoform X1; this encodes MAVSMDDDVPLILTLDDSGSSASAPLDEPDREELPNENGGSYDVVSDASSPAARECCAQQGSARHNWEMNYQEAAIYLQEGENNDKFFTHPKNAKALAAYLFAHNHLFYLMELSTALLLLLLSLCEAPAVPMLRLGIFVHATLELFALIVVVFELSMKMRWLGFQTFIRHKRTMVKTCVLLVQFIEAIVVLVRQTSHVRITRALRCIFLMDCRYCGAVRRNLRQIFQSLPPFIDILLLLLFFMVIFAILGFYLFSPNHSDPYFNTLENSLVNLFVLLTTSNFPDVMMPSYARNPWSCVFFIVYLSIELYFIMNLLLAVVFDTFNDIEKRKFKSLLLHKRTAIQHAYRLLVTKQRPSGISFKHFEGLLRFYKPRMCARERYLTFKALNQSNTPLVSLKDFYNFYEVVGLKWKAKRNREHWFDDLPRTAFLIFKGINILVKSRVFQYTMYTVVAVNGIWILVETFMLQGGNFFSRNVPWSYIVFLTIYGVELLLKTTGLGPVEYLSSGWNLFDFSVTLFAFLGLMALAFDMEPFYFIVVLRPLQLLRLFKLKKRYRNVLDTMFELFPRMASLGLTLLIFYYCFAIVGMEFFAGVVYPNCCNTSTVADSYRWVNHTVGNKTVVEEGYYYLNNFDNILNSFVTLFELTVVNDWYIIMEGVTSQTTHWSRLYFMIFYIVTMVVMTIIVAFILDAFVFRMNYTRKNQDSEEDNGIVLEKEISKEEVIGIIELYKRTSAATETVQLQKIVLQMDKYGQMSTVFLGRRSRTKSDLSMKMYEEEIQEWYEEHSRKEECQPPVQEAAPAASSSLKPLSLRQRSQTVI
- the TPCN1 gene encoding two pore channel protein 1 isoform X2, with the protein product MQWRELPAIYLEDPGSPVQRSSYLIELRTDDGGSYDVVSDASSPAARECCAQQGSARHNWEMNYQEAAIYLQEGENNDKFFTHPKNAKALAAYLFAHNHLFYLMELSTALLLLLLSLCEAPAVPMLRLGIFVHATLELFALIVVVFELSMKMRWLGFQTFIRHKRTMVKTCVLLVQFIEAIVVLVRQTSHVRITRALRCIFLMDCRYCGAVRRNLRQIFQSLPPFIDILLLLLFFMVIFAILGFYLFSPNHSDPYFNTLENSLVNLFVLLTTSNFPDVMMPSYARNPWSCVFFIVYLSIELYFIMNLLLAVVFDTFNDIEKRKFKSLLLHKRTAIQHAYRLLVTKQRPSGISFKHFEGLLRFYKPRMCARERYLTFKALNQSNTPLVSLKDFYNFYEVVGLKWKAKRNREHWFDDLPRTAFLIFKGINILVKSRVFQYTMYTVVAVNGIWILVETFMLQGGNFFSRNVPWSYIVFLTIYGVELLLKTTGLGPVEYLSSGWNLFDFSVTLFAFLGLMALAFDMEPFYFIVVLRPLQLLRLFKLKKRYRNVLDTMFELFPRMASLGLTLLIFYYCFAIVGMEFFAGVVYPNCCNTSTVADSYRWVNHTVGNKTVVEEGYYYLNNFDNILNSFVTLFELTVVNDWYIIMEGVTSQTTHWSRLYFMIFYIVTMVVMTIIVAFILDAFVFRMNYTRKNQDSEEDNGIVLEKEISKEEVIGIIELYKRTSAATETVQLQKIVLQMDKYGQMSTVFLGRRSRTKSDLSMKMYEEEIQEWYEEHSRKEECQPPVQEAAPAASSSLKPLSLRQRSQTVI